In the Colwellia sp. 20A7 genome, one interval contains:
- the tyrR gene encoding transcriptional regulator TyrR gives MRLEITCHDRVGMGQKVLGIFVEHGINVRGIELKQPGRIFINIPDLDFSDLQKFMPQLRLLEGVGDVRTAPYMPSERERNELVTLIKTFPDPFISLDIKGNIRIVNNIASTIMGCDNDESVKGQHVSQWLKGFNFTRWLDSDDVLAQTCRLKFQGEDFVADIMPINVASEDDTEHNKKILAGAVLILKSEARLGQQINAFKQPSENTFSGIQARSTGMRKVIREAKRMSLLDSSILIIGETGTGKELLARACHASSERADQPFMTLNCAALPDDVAESELFGVGEKDQVQGKRGIFELADNGSVFLDEVGEMSTKLQSKLLRVIQNGSFRRVNSEQEVTVNVRIISSTNKDLLHLVSLGEFREDLYYRLNVFGLNIPPLRERRSDILPLTEFFIAHAGQRIGRVNLKLTPECRDFIEHYPWPGNVRQLENVLTRATSLLEGDEIEISHLQLPAYTREHGYLEQEFEGTLDAAVKGFEADLLRKLYPAYPSTRQLAKKLGLSHTAIANKLREYDINKKTVKI, from the coding sequence ATGCGCTTGGAAATTACGTGTCATGACCGTGTTGGTATGGGGCAAAAAGTATTAGGGATTTTTGTTGAACATGGGATTAATGTTCGAGGTATTGAATTAAAACAGCCAGGCAGAATCTTTATCAATATACCTGATTTAGACTTTTCAGATTTACAAAAATTTATGCCACAATTACGTTTGTTAGAAGGAGTAGGGGATGTACGAACAGCACCTTATATGCCATCAGAACGTGAAAGAAATGAATTAGTAACATTAATTAAAACCTTCCCGGATCCTTTTATTTCCCTGGATATTAAAGGTAATATTCGTATCGTAAACAATATCGCTTCTACTATTATGGGGTGTGATAATGATGAAAGCGTGAAAGGTCAGCATGTGAGTCAGTGGCTAAAAGGCTTTAACTTTACTCGTTGGTTAGATAGTGATGATGTCTTAGCGCAAACTTGTCGATTGAAGTTCCAAGGTGAGGACTTTGTCGCCGATATAATGCCAATTAATGTTGCTAGCGAAGATGATACTGAACATAACAAAAAAATCTTGGCTGGGGCTGTACTAATTTTGAAATCTGAAGCCCGTTTAGGCCAACAAATTAATGCTTTTAAACAGCCGAGCGAGAATACTTTTTCAGGGATTCAAGCAAGAAGCACGGGTATGAGAAAAGTAATTAGAGAAGCTAAGCGCATGTCTTTACTTGACTCATCTATTCTAATCATCGGTGAAACAGGCACAGGTAAAGAGCTCTTAGCAAGAGCGTGTCATGCTTCGAGTGAACGTGCTGATCAACCTTTTATGACCTTAAACTGTGCGGCTTTACCTGATGATGTCGCTGAATCTGAATTATTTGGTGTTGGTGAAAAAGATCAAGTTCAGGGCAAACGTGGTATCTTTGAGCTTGCTGACAATGGTAGTGTTTTTCTTGATGAAGTGGGCGAAATGTCTACTAAGCTTCAAAGTAAGTTATTGCGTGTTATTCAAAATGGTAGCTTTAGAAGAGTAAACTCCGAACAAGAAGTTACCGTAAATGTCCGTATTATTAGTTCTACTAATAAAGATTTGCTCCATTTAGTTTCGCTTGGAGAGTTTAGAGAAGATCTTTATTATCGCTTAAATGTTTTCGGTTTGAATATCCCACCATTACGTGAACGAAGAAGCGATATTTTACCGCTGACTGAGTTTTTTATTGCGCATGCTGGGCAACGTATTGGCAGAGTCAATTTAAAATTAACGCCAGAGTGTCGAGATTTTATTGAGCATTACCCATGGCCAGGTAATGTGAGGCAGTTAGAAAATGTGTTAACCCGAGCAACCTCGTTGCTAGAAGGTGATGAGATTGAAATTAGTCACCTTCAACTGCCAGCATATACCCGTGAGCATGGCTATTTAGAACAAGAATTTGAAGGTACACTCGATGCTGCAGTAAAAGGTTTTGAAGCTGATTTATTACGCAAACTTTACCCTGCATACCCAAGTACTAGGCAACTAGCGAAAAAATTGGGTTTAAGTCACACTGCCATTGCTAACAAGCTACGTGAATATGACATTAATAAAAAAACCGTAAAAATTTAG
- a CDS encoding YcjX family protein, translating into MKRLDKLKNKAGEILNRTFDQHINLAVTGLSRSGKTAFITSLVNQLITEGNGSKLSFFDPVHNGNFIAAKRVPQKNLTIPRFDYDKAITSLTNEPPTWPEPTHGISELRLAIRYQPQKSLLKYAADMATLTLDITDYPGEWLLDLPMLKQTYEQWSEQTQALLTASPRMEFSQDFLTKVANIDPFDEADEELLAQLSKEYTDLLYTFRYQLGLSVIQPGRFILPAELAGAPILEFFPFPNLTNIDGNDYQNASDNSFIGMLRARFIEYKEEVVKKFYRQHFLRFDRQIVLADCLTPLNSCSKNGGAEGFADLQLAIDMILESYGYGKSGLFSRLFSPKIDKLLFAATKADHVTGEQHAPMVSLFNELIFQSKHNINFEAIEMKTLAIASVKSTTSGKSHHKGQQFSVIQGYTDQINTNQSSLKSEATPTTREKITVFPGSVPEHLPKPEFWQACAFNFINFLPMSGLKKNQPLPHIRMDQVLQFLLADKMI; encoded by the coding sequence ATCAAACGATTAGATAAATTAAAAAATAAAGCCGGTGAAATACTCAATCGTACGTTTGATCAACATATCAACTTAGCGGTTACTGGCTTAAGTAGAAGCGGAAAAACAGCTTTTATAACGTCGTTAGTTAATCAACTAATTACCGAAGGAAATGGTAGTAAGTTAAGTTTTTTTGACCCTGTACATAACGGGAATTTTATAGCCGCTAAACGTGTGCCGCAAAAGAATTTAACTATTCCACGGTTTGATTATGATAAAGCAATAACTTCCCTTACCAATGAACCTCCAACATGGCCTGAGCCAACTCATGGTATTAGTGAACTGCGTCTTGCTATTCGCTATCAGCCTCAGAAATCATTACTAAAGTATGCCGCTGATATGGCGACACTAACCCTTGATATAACTGATTATCCAGGAGAGTGGTTACTTGATTTACCTATGCTCAAACAAACTTATGAACAATGGTCTGAACAAACACAAGCCTTATTAACCGCATCACCGCGTATGGAGTTCTCTCAGGACTTTTTAACCAAAGTCGCGAATATAGACCCGTTTGATGAGGCTGATGAAGAGCTATTAGCGCAATTATCTAAAGAATATACCGACTTATTATATACATTCCGTTATCAATTAGGGCTTAGTGTTATTCAACCAGGACGATTCATTTTACCTGCTGAATTGGCGGGAGCACCCATTTTAGAGTTTTTTCCTTTTCCAAATTTAACAAATATTGATGGTAATGATTATCAAAACGCCAGTGATAATAGTTTTATTGGTATGTTAAGAGCGCGTTTTATTGAATATAAAGAAGAAGTCGTTAAAAAATTCTATCGGCAGCACTTTTTACGGTTTGATCGACAAATTGTTTTAGCTGATTGTTTGACGCCATTAAACTCGTGTTCTAAAAATGGTGGGGCAGAAGGTTTTGCTGATTTGCAGTTAGCCATTGATATGATTTTAGAGAGTTATGGCTATGGTAAGTCTGGTTTGTTTTCTCGTCTATTTTCACCAAAAATAGATAAGTTACTTTTCGCCGCAACCAAAGCTGATCACGTAACTGGCGAGCAACATGCGCCTATGGTATCGTTATTTAATGAGCTCATCTTTCAAAGTAAGCATAATATCAATTTTGAAGCCATAGAAATGAAAACGCTCGCAATAGCCTCGGTGAAAAGTACAACATCAGGCAAGAGCCACCATAAAGGCCAGCAATTTTCAGTTATTCAAGGCTACACAGATCAAATAAACACAAATCAAAGCTCATTAAAGAGTGAAGCTACGCCAACAACAAGAGAAAAAATCACAGTATTTCCTGGCTCTGTACCAGAACATTTACCTAAACCAGAATTTTGGCAAGCATGTGCCTTTAATTTCATAAATTTTCTTCCTATGAGTGGTTTGAAAAAAAATCAGCCTTTACCGCATATTCGTATGGATCAAGTTTTACAATTTTTGCTAGCAGATAAAATGATATGA
- a CDS encoding YcjF family protein: MTQINNKTDEENHQQQILFSESELSDQQSAQEAKETENGAQVIFDNQDYLPIDEVSELPTVQKNSLSVDSASKNNKSRPRWLWRIVFTLLTVIIGVEGVDFFINGFEQSPIITSIYAVILSCLAIITSTTVFSEWSKLRQFKRREVLKKEANQLLLSSDSLKGSSSEQLNVQHFCQKITESLPCDLTSENEKDQVWQNALNDQYSDSELLQLYSRSVLSKVDEKAMAEIARFSTEAVVLVTLSPVAIIDMLIIVWRNLRMINKVAGLYGLKLGYWSRIKLIKQVFINMVYAGASELIADFGSDMIGADLLGKLSGRLAQGLGAGMLTARLGVKTMQLCRPIPFEDKPKLAHVRKEMLTTIKNLISQKA; the protein is encoded by the coding sequence ATGACCCAAATAAATAATAAAACTGATGAAGAGAATCATCAACAACAAATTCTCTTTTCTGAGAGCGAATTATCAGATCAACAGTCTGCTCAAGAAGCAAAAGAAACTGAAAATGGCGCACAGGTCATTTTTGATAATCAAGATTATTTACCTATAGATGAGGTAAGTGAACTGCCAACAGTTCAAAAAAATAGCTTATCCGTTGATAGCGCCTCAAAAAATAACAAAAGCCGTCCTCGTTGGTTATGGCGAATAGTCTTTACGTTACTTACGGTTATTATTGGTGTAGAGGGGGTTGATTTTTTTATTAATGGCTTTGAGCAGTCGCCTATTATTACAAGCATTTATGCTGTTATTTTATCGTGTTTAGCCATTATTACTTCTACCACTGTTTTCAGTGAATGGTCTAAATTAAGGCAATTTAAACGAAGAGAAGTATTAAAGAAAGAAGCAAATCAGTTATTGCTAAGCAGCGATAGCTTGAAAGGATCTTCATCAGAGCAGTTAAATGTACAACATTTTTGTCAAAAAATAACTGAAAGTCTACCTTGCGATCTTACCTCGGAAAATGAAAAAGATCAGGTGTGGCAAAATGCATTAAATGATCAATATTCAGATAGTGAACTATTACAACTTTATTCACGTTCAGTATTATCAAAAGTTGATGAAAAAGCGATGGCTGAAATTGCACGTTTCTCAACTGAAGCAGTTGTTTTAGTTACTCTTAGTCCTGTTGCTATAATTGATATGTTAATTATTGTATGGCGAAACCTAAGGATGATAAATAAAGTTGCTGGCTTGTATGGTTTAAAGTTAGGGTATTGGAGCCGCATTAAGTTGATTAAACAAGTGTTTATTAACATGGTTTATGCTGGAGCAAGTGAATTAATTGCTGATTTTGGTAGTGATATGATAGGTGCCGATTTACTTGGAAAACTTTCAGGGCGTTTAGCACAGGGACTAGGTGCAGGTATGTTAACAGCTCGATTAGGTGTAAAAACTATGCAGTTATGTCGCCCAATTCCTTTCGAAGACAAGCCTAAACTTGCTCATGTTCGAAAAGAAATGCTTACTACGATTAAAAATCTTATTAGTCAAAAAGCTTAA
- the phhA gene encoding phenylalanine 4-monooxygenase gives MTKSAKYTSKYADEQGIIHWSAQENKIWNTLITRQLVHIKGKACDEYLVGLEKLQLPLDKIPQLGDVSKVLLETTGWQCYPVPALIGFGEFFKLLSEKKFPVATFIRTNEDLDYIQEPDIFHEIFGHCPLLTNPSFANYTQAYGKMGLNATKEQRLFLARLYWFTIEFGLLNTAKGLKIYGGGILSSPSETLYALTNENVERKALSKDKVIDVLRTPYRIDIMQPVYFMLNSVSDLDRIRELDVDEILQLIEEAKLLGLFDAKFPPKEVA, from the coding sequence ATGACTAAATCTGCAAAGTATACTTCAAAGTATGCTGATGAACAGGGGATAATTCATTGGTCTGCACAAGAAAATAAAATATGGAATACACTCATTACTCGACAGCTCGTGCATATAAAGGGTAAGGCTTGTGATGAGTATTTAGTCGGGCTAGAAAAGCTGCAATTACCATTAGATAAAATCCCTCAACTAGGCGATGTTTCAAAAGTATTGTTAGAAACCACTGGATGGCAGTGTTATCCCGTTCCAGCATTAATTGGTTTTGGTGAGTTTTTTAAACTTTTATCAGAAAAAAAATTTCCAGTCGCAACCTTTATTCGCACAAATGAAGACTTGGATTACATACAAGAGCCTGATATTTTTCATGAAATATTTGGCCATTGCCCCTTATTAACTAATCCATCATTTGCAAATTATACCCAAGCCTATGGAAAAATGGGGTTAAATGCGACAAAAGAGCAACGACTATTTTTAGCTCGCTTATATTGGTTTACTATTGAATTTGGTTTACTTAATACGGCTAAAGGCTTAAAAATTTACGGCGGTGGAATTTTATCTTCACCTAGTGAAACGCTATATGCATTAACAAATGAAAATGTTGAGCGTAAGGCACTGAGTAAAGATAAGGTGATTGACGTATTAAGAACGCCATATCGTATTGATATTATGCAGCCAGTATATTTTATGTTAAATAGCGTAAGTGATTTAGATCGTATTAGAGAATTGGATGTTGACGAAATTTTGCAGTTAATTGAAGAAGCCAAATTACTTGGTTTATTTGATGCTAAATTCCCACCCAAAGAAGTCGCTTAG
- a CDS encoding fumarylacetoacetate hydrolase family protein: MKLATLKNNTRDGQLVVVSRNLEKAIAVPNIAITLQNALDNWQEVAPKLTLIYNTLNKTVSNTDMDGVIDFEQSNCESPLPRAYQWADGSAYVNHVELVRKARNAEMPETFWTDPLMYQGGSDAFIGPYDDINVASESYGIDFESEVAVITDDVPMGASVEQAASHIKLLMLVNDVSLRNLIPGELAKGFGFFSSKPSSAFSPVAITPDELGTAWNGKKLHLPLITYLNDTLFGKPNCGVDMTFDFPTIVAHAAKTRPLSAGCIVGSGTISNYDRSAGSSCLAEKRMLEIVANGTASTEFMKFGDKVRIEMLDDNGDSIFGAINQKVVEYKIS; the protein is encoded by the coding sequence ATGAAATTAGCTACTCTTAAAAATAATACGCGCGACGGTCAACTCGTTGTTGTAAGTCGAAACCTGGAAAAAGCGATTGCTGTACCTAATATTGCTATTACATTGCAAAATGCTCTTGATAACTGGCAAGAGGTAGCTCCTAAATTAACGCTCATTTATAACACCTTAAATAAGACTGTATCTAATACAGATATGGATGGCGTCATTGATTTTGAACAATCTAATTGTGAATCACCATTACCGCGAGCTTATCAATGGGCTGATGGTAGTGCCTATGTGAATCATGTAGAGCTAGTACGAAAAGCCCGTAATGCTGAAATGCCAGAAACCTTTTGGACAGATCCCTTAATGTACCAAGGTGGCTCTGATGCTTTTATTGGTCCTTATGATGATATTAATGTGGCATCTGAAAGCTACGGTATTGATTTTGAGTCGGAAGTGGCAGTCATTACTGATGATGTACCAATGGGCGCTTCTGTAGAGCAAGCAGCAAGCCATATAAAATTATTAATGCTTGTTAATGATGTATCGTTACGTAATTTAATTCCTGGCGAATTAGCCAAGGGATTTGGCTTTTTTAGCTCAAAACCTTCAAGTGCCTTTTCTCCTGTTGCTATTACACCTGATGAGTTGGGGACTGCGTGGAACGGTAAAAAACTACATTTACCATTAATAACCTATTTGAATGACACCTTATTTGGAAAGCCAAATTGCGGTGTTGATATGACGTTTGATTTTCCAACCATTGTTGCTCATGCAGCAAAAACTCGTCCTTTGTCTGCGGGTTGTATCGTTGGCTCAGGCACTATTTCTAATTACGATCGTTCGGCGGGCTCAAGCTGTCTAGCGGAAAAGCGTATGTTAGAAATAGTTGCAAACGGAACTGCTAGTACTGAGTTTATGAAGTTTGGCGATAAAGTCCGTATTGAGATGCTTGACGACAATGGTGATAGTATTTTTGGTGCTATTAATCAAAAGGTTGTCGAATATAAAATATCATAA
- a CDS encoding 4a-hydroxytetrahydrobiopterin dehydratase: MSNELSIQQCEACHSDAPKVSDDELKSLLKQVPDWLPEVHNNVMMLAREYTFKNYKLAWAFANKVSELAESEFHHPAILLEWGKVKVTWWTHSIGGLHKNDFICAAKTDQLL, from the coding sequence ATGAGTAATGAATTATCAATACAGCAATGTGAAGCATGCCATAGTGATGCACCTAAAGTTAGTGACGATGAATTGAAGAGCCTATTAAAGCAAGTTCCTGATTGGCTGCCTGAAGTACACAATAATGTGATGATGTTAGCGCGCGAGTACACATTTAAAAACTATAAATTAGCATGGGCATTTGCTAACAAAGTGAGTGAATTAGCTGAATCAGAATTCCATCATCCTGCCATTTTACTTGAGTGGGGTAAAGTAAAGGTAACTTGGTGGACACATTCTATCGGTGGTTTACATAAAAATGACTTTATTTGTGCAGCAAAAACTGACCAATTACTATAA
- the maiA gene encoding maleylacetoacetate isomerase — protein sequence MKLYGYWRSTAAYRVRIALYLKKIDFESIFVHLVKNGGEQCKDDYTAINPNQLVPTLIDGDFTLHQSLAIIDYLESKKSGLSLYPDNLQETAKVKALALDIACEIHPLNNLRVQQYLVDELNLLSDAKLAWIKHWMVIGFDAIEKQLVHTSGCYCFKDQITVADICLIPQVYNAHRFGIDMSHFPYINRVVDNCSKLEAFQLALPENQADAQS from the coding sequence ATGAAACTTTATGGTTATTGGCGATCAACTGCAGCTTATAGAGTACGGATAGCTTTGTACTTAAAAAAAATCGATTTTGAATCTATTTTCGTACATTTAGTTAAAAATGGTGGAGAGCAATGTAAGGATGATTATACCGCCATTAATCCTAACCAATTAGTGCCAACCTTAATAGATGGTGATTTCACATTACATCAGTCACTAGCAATTATTGATTATCTTGAGTCTAAAAAATCAGGGTTATCATTATATCCTGATAACTTACAAGAGACAGCTAAAGTGAAAGCACTTGCATTAGATATTGCTTGTGAAATTCACCCATTAAATAATTTACGTGTTCAACAATATTTAGTGGATGAACTTAACTTACTAAGTGATGCTAAATTAGCGTGGATTAAGCATTGGATGGTTATCGGTTTTGATGCGATAGAAAAGCAACTTGTACATACCTCTGGCTGTTACTGTTTTAAAGATCAAATAACCGTTGCTGATATTTGTTTAATACCACAAGTGTATAACGCCCATCGTTTTGGTATTGATATGAGTCACTTCCCCTATATAAATCGAGTAGTAGATAATTGCAGTAAACTTGAAGCTTTTCAGTTAGCTCTCCCTGAAAATCAGGCTGACGCACAATCATAA